From a region of the Constantimarinum furrinae genome:
- the truB gene encoding tRNA pseudouridine(55) synthase TruB — MTAEDYKEGQLILIDKPLEWTSFQVVNKVRWLLKKEFGLKKIKVGHAGTLDPLASGLLILCVGKFTKKIDTYQAQEKEYTGTITLGATTPSYDLETEIDETFDISQITEENILNTATLFTGEIEQQPPVFSALKKEGKRLYEFARAGEDVEIPKRKIHISTFEITDINLPDVTFRVVCSKGTYIRSLAHDFGKALNNGGHLSALRRTRIGDYTVNNAQTITSFETELRR, encoded by the coding sequence ATGACCGCTGAAGACTATAAGGAAGGGCAACTAATACTTATCGACAAACCATTGGAGTGGACCTCATTTCAGGTGGTGAACAAAGTACGCTGGCTGCTTAAAAAGGAATTCGGATTAAAAAAAATAAAAGTGGGTCATGCCGGAACGCTTGATCCCCTGGCAAGTGGTTTGTTGATCCTTTGTGTTGGGAAATTCACTAAAAAGATAGATACCTATCAGGCACAGGAAAAGGAATACACTGGTACCATTACCTTGGGTGCCACTACCCCCAGTTACGATCTGGAAACTGAAATTGATGAGACCTTCGATATTTCCCAGATCACTGAAGAAAATATCCTGAATACGGCCACCCTTTTTACCGGAGAAATTGAACAGCAACCCCCGGTTTTTTCAGCCCTAAAAAAAGAAGGAAAACGATTGTACGAATTTGCAAGAGCAGGTGAAGATGTAGAAATCCCAAAAAGAAAGATCCATATTTCGACCTTCGAAATAACCGATATCAATCTCCCGGATGTAACTTTCAGAGTGGTTTGCAGTAAAGGAACCTACATTCGGTCCCTTGCTCATGATTTTGGAAAGGCTTTAAATAATGGCGGCCATCTTTCAGCATTAAGACGCACCCGAATTGGGGACTATACCGTTAATAATGCGCAAACTATAACATCCTTTGAAACGGAACTCAGGCGTTAA
- a CDS encoding DNA-3-methyladenine glycosylase I, whose protein sequence is MIKKRCSWCGDDPLYVAYHDEEWGVPVFDDQMLFEFLILETFQAGLSWITVLRKRENFRKAFDHFDYNKVAKYNEGKITSLLQDVGIIRNKLKVRAAVTNAQAFIKIQEEFGSFSDYIWGFIDGKPIKNTIKDMSQIPANTPLSDTLSADLKKRGFKFVGTTVVYAHMQATGMVNDHVVDCFRYHEV, encoded by the coding sequence ATGATAAAAAAAAGATGTTCCTGGTGCGGGGATGATCCCTTGTACGTAGCTTATCACGACGAAGAATGGGGCGTTCCGGTTTTCGATGACCAAATGCTATTCGAATTTTTAATTCTTGAAACCTTTCAAGCCGGACTGAGCTGGATCACTGTTTTGAGAAAACGTGAAAACTTTAGAAAGGCTTTCGATCACTTTGACTATAATAAAGTAGCCAAGTACAACGAAGGAAAAATAACTTCACTTTTACAAGATGTGGGAATAATTAGAAACAAGTTAAAAGTAAGGGCAGCCGTAACTAATGCACAAGCATTTATAAAAATACAAGAGGAATTCGGAAGTTTCAGTGACTATATCTGGGGATTTATAGATGGAAAGCCTATAAAGAACACCATTAAAGACATGTCACAAATTCCCGCCAATACACCCCTTAGTGATACCCTTAGTGCAGATTTAAAGAAGCGCGGATTTAAGTTTGTTGGAACCACTGTGGTATATGCTCATATGCAAGCCACAGGCATGGTAAATGACCATGTCGTGGATTGTTTTCGTTACCATGAGGTCTAA
- a CDS encoding tetratricopeptide repeat protein gives MRTFSLLILVAFLCTSVTSFSQSEATVKTDVNKDVDVTVVYEQVVKEGYGTAYIYKELANAHYFKNNHVKAKKWFEKLFDIEKTTDETLLFRYKQTLKALKLDKSPNDYVSVSVSN, from the coding sequence ATGAGAACATTTTCCCTGCTTATTTTAGTTGCATTTTTATGTACTTCTGTGACATCTTTTTCACAATCTGAAGCGACTGTAAAAACAGATGTGAACAAAGATGTAGATGTTACCGTTGTTTACGAACAAGTGGTAAAAGAAGGTTATGGTACGGCTTATATCTACAAAGAATTGGCCAACGCACATTATTTTAAGAACAATCACGTTAAGGCAAAAAAGTGGTTCGAAAAATTATTCGACATCGAGAAGACAACAGACGAAACATTATTGTTTCGCTACAAGCAGACCTTAAAAGCCCTTAAACTTGATAAAAGCCCGAACGACTACGTATCGGTAAGCGTCTCCAATTAG
- a CDS encoding agmatine deiminase family protein — MKHLYATFIMIFLVVFTAPQLSGQESTVLPKGLTETEKGLIADFRFKQSMKTPPPTGPVRTMAEWEEVEYLLVTWEPAFQNILRQIVAVGVNECKVVITTQNQASVASYLTAGGVDLTNITFMNEDWDSIWIRDYAGNTIYSDGVGDRALTDWIYNRPRPNDNVMPLAHAGLVGLPIYVTDTGNNDLVNTGGNFMSDGLGNAFASELILEENEPGNPYGVSAKTEAEIDAIMESYMGIQSYIKMEKLQYDVIHHIDMHMKLLDEETLLVSEYPDGVADGPQIEANIDYVLSNFLSPFGTPYEVKWIPAPPSAGGAYPDTGGHYRTFTNAVFINKSILVPTYRPEVNAPALAYWEELMPGYNIVGIDVDNPGENLIAQLGAIHCITHTIGVADPLWIVHQPVDEAAVNSTVSIDAMIKHNSGITEASVFWRDEGTTSYTEVPMTLVSGDSWTAALNVGTGSIEYYIFAEANSGKTMSRPIVAPDGYWTMNVGSLSVTEWAYNNISAPFPNPTKDGVSFNLNNIPGKVQISVHNVLGQRLYRTAIANGNGTITLDLNANWKGTLFVTFEGDFGVVTKKVVRL, encoded by the coding sequence ATGAAGCATTTGTACGCTACTTTTATAATGATTTTCCTTGTCGTATTCACGGCACCGCAATTAAGTGGTCAGGAAAGCACCGTACTTCCAAAAGGTCTTACCGAAACCGAAAAAGGACTCATTGCCGACTTTAGGTTTAAGCAATCGATGAAAACGCCACCTCCCACAGGGCCTGTTCGTACGATGGCCGAATGGGAAGAAGTGGAATACTTACTGGTTACCTGGGAGCCGGCTTTTCAGAATATATTACGTCAGATCGTAGCTGTGGGTGTAAACGAATGTAAGGTGGTGATCACCACTCAAAATCAGGCTTCTGTAGCCTCGTATTTAACTGCCGGTGGGGTAGATCTCACCAATATTACATTTATGAATGAGGACTGGGACAGCATATGGATCCGGGATTATGCAGGAAATACGATATATTCAGACGGTGTTGGCGATAGAGCGCTTACCGATTGGATCTATAATCGGCCGCGTCCCAACGACAATGTAATGCCCCTGGCCCATGCCGGATTGGTAGGTTTACCCATTTATGTAACCGATACTGGCAATAATGATCTTGTAAATACCGGTGGTAATTTTATGTCGGATGGTCTGGGAAACGCTTTTGCTTCAGAATTGATCCTTGAAGAAAATGAACCTGGAAATCCATATGGAGTATCCGCAAAAACCGAAGCCGAGATCGATGCGATCATGGAGAGTTATATGGGAATTCAGTCGTATATAAAAATGGAAAAACTTCAGTATGACGTGATCCATCATATCGATATGCACATGAAACTCCTTGATGAAGAAACGCTGCTGGTTAGTGAATATCCAGATGGGGTTGCCGACGGACCTCAGATCGAGGCCAATATTGATTATGTGTTGAGTAATTTTTTATCTCCGTTCGGAACTCCCTATGAGGTTAAATGGATTCCGGCTCCACCAAGTGCAGGAGGGGCGTATCCGGATACGGGCGGACATTACCGCACTTTTACTAATGCCGTTTTCATCAATAAGTCCATTCTTGTGCCCACCTATCGCCCTGAAGTAAATGCTCCTGCCTTGGCATACTGGGAAGAATTAATGCCTGGGTATAATATTGTTGGGATCGATGTGGATAATCCGGGAGAGAATCTAATCGCTCAATTAGGAGCAATTCACTGTATTACCCATACCATTGGAGTTGCCGATCCCTTATGGATCGTTCATCAACCTGTAGATGAGGCAGCGGTGAACAGTACAGTGAGTATAGATGCTATGATCAAGCACAATTCAGGTATTACTGAGGCCAGTGTATTCTGGAGGGATGAGGGGACGACTTCGTATACCGAGGTACCTATGACCTTGGTAAGCGGAGATAGTTGGACTGCAGCGCTTAATGTAGGAACAGGAAGTATTGAGTACTATATTTTTGCTGAAGCAAATTCGGGAAAAACCATGTCCCGGCCTATTGTGGCTCCGGACGGATACTGGACAATGAATGTTGGTAGTTTATCAGTAACTGAATGGGCATATAATAATATTTCGGCACCTTTTCCTAATCCTACCAAGGATGGAGTTTCCTTTAATTTGAATAATATTCCCGGAAAAGTTCAGATCTCTGTGCATAATGTTTTGGGACAGCGTCTGTATAGAACAGCGATTGCCAATGGAAACGGAACAATCACACTGGACCTCAATGCAAATTGGAAAGGCACCCTATTTGTGACGTTTGAAGGTGATTTTGGAGTGGTCACTAAAAAGGTAGTACGGCTATAA
- the aat gene encoding leucyl/phenylalanyl-tRNA--protein transferase: protein MYYLTEALWFPPAETASKEGLLAIGGDLSAERLLLAYESGIFPWYEEDEPILWWSPDPRMVLFPKELKISKSLQKTIDKNIFKVSFNTAFKEVMEQCAKINRKGQQGTWITSEMIEKYYILYEAGHARSVEVWKQGELVGGLYGVDLEQHKVFCGESMFSKVSNASKVGFCALVSKLIEENYQLIDCQIHTAHLERLGAIEIPRREFLKYLNS from the coding sequence ATGTACTATCTAACTGAAGCACTTTGGTTTCCACCGGCCGAAACAGCATCCAAAGAAGGATTACTCGCGATAGGAGGCGATCTCTCTGCAGAACGTTTGCTTTTGGCATACGAATCGGGAATCTTTCCTTGGTATGAAGAAGATGAACCCATTTTATGGTGGTCTCCGGATCCCAGAATGGTGCTTTTTCCGAAGGAACTCAAAATCTCTAAAAGCCTTCAGAAAACAATAGACAAAAATATATTCAAGGTTTCGTTCAATACAGCATTTAAGGAGGTGATGGAACAATGTGCCAAAATAAATCGCAAAGGCCAGCAAGGGACCTGGATCACTTCTGAAATGATAGAAAAATATTACATTCTTTATGAAGCGGGACATGCGCGATCTGTAGAAGTATGGAAACAAGGTGAGCTGGTAGGCGGTTTGTACGGTGTTGACCTGGAACAGCACAAAGTGTTTTGTGGAGAGAGTATGTTTAGCAAGGTAAGTAACGCTTCCAAGGTGGGGTTTTGTGCTTTGGTTTCAAAATTAATTGAAGAAAACTATCAATTGATAGACTGTCAGATTCATACTGCACACCTGGAACGACTAGGAGCCATAGAAATACCTAGAAGAGAATTTTTGAAGTATCTTAACTCATGA